From a single Arachis hypogaea cultivar Tifrunner chromosome 3, arahy.Tifrunner.gnm2.J5K5, whole genome shotgun sequence genomic region:
- the LOC112789271 gene encoding phospholipase A1-Igamma3, chloroplastic, whose product MPYMASFLVSPIHNHPTTTFPCLILHPTTPIFHNPLSLQNNKLSLPQSFIKCSISSLRPRDQEYLHQKSREEEEEEELEEEILLSHEPPLNQVWKQIQGSNDWEGLLDPMNPHLRREIIRCGELAQACYDSFDFDPHSKYCGTCKYHPSHFFEKLLMEEKGYTISRYLYATSNINLPNFFQKSSMASVWSPHANWMGYVAVSTDEDEIQRLGRRDIVIAWRGTVTYIEWIYDLKDILTPANFTNDPTIKIESGFYDLYTKKEDACSYCSFSAREQILSEVKRLVQYYKDEELSITITGHSLGAALAVLSAYDIAELKLNVIENGDVTAKIPVTVFSFAGPRVGNLKFKERCEELGVKVLRVINVHDMVPTVPGIITNEKFQFQKYIEDALSFPWSYAHVGVELALDHRESPFLKATGDLGCAHNLEAHLHLVDGYHGKKRRFRLASKRDIALVNKSCDFLRSEYGVPPHWRQDENKGMVRSRDGRWILPERPRMMAHPPDTALHLEQVLKSHLNNRGSETFLKLFIWLMHIFRHMRLIQLVEDIVLLRE is encoded by the exons ATGCCATATATGGCTTCTTTCCTTGTTTCTCCAATCCACAACCACCCTACCACTACCTTCCCATGCCTAATTTTGCATCCAACAACACCTATCTTCCACAACCCACTCTCTCTTCAAAACAACAAACTCTCTTTACCACAATCCTTCATCAAATGTTCTATCTCAAGCCTACGTCCCCGAGACCAGGAGTATCTGCACCAAAAATcaagagaggaggaggaagaagaagaacttgaagaAGAAATTCTTCTCTCCCATGAACCTCCCTTGAACCAAGTGTGGAAACAAATCCAAGGCTCCAACGACTGGGAAGGCCTTCTAGACCCCATGAACCCACACCTAAGAAGGGAAATTATCCGCTGCGGCGAGCTAGCACAAGCATGCTACGACTCCTTTGACTTTGACCCTCACTCCAAATACTGCGGCACCTGCAAGTACCATCCCTCACACTTCTTCGAGAAGCTTCTCATGGAAGAAAAGGGGTACACCATAAGCCGCTACCTCTACGCCACGTCCAACATCAACCTCCCAAACTTCTTCCAAAAATCTTCCATGGCCAGCGTGTGGAGCCCACACGCCAACTGGATGGGATACGTGGCAGTCTCCACCGACGAGGACGAGATCCAACGTCTCGGACGCCGAGACATCGTCATCGCCTGGAGAGGCACCGTCACGTACATCGAGTGGATCTACGACCTCAAGGACATTCTCACGCCCGCAAACTTCACCAACGACCCAACCATCAAGATCGAGTCCGGTTTCTATGACTTGTACACCAAGAAAGAAGACGCGTGCAGCTACTGCTCCTTCTCGGCGCGTGAACAGATCTTATCTGAGGTGAAACGTCTTGTGCAGTATTACAAAGACGAAGAACTCAGCATAACCATAACAGGGCATAGTCTGGGTG ctgCTTTGGCCGTACTAAGCGCTTACGACATAGCGGAACTCAAACTGAACGTGATCGAAAACGGTGATGTAACGGCCAAGATTCCCGTAACGGTTTTCTCGTTTGCGGGGCCCAGGGTTGGGAATCTGAAATTCAAAGAACGGTGCGAGGAGCTTGGGGTGAAGGTTTTGAGGGTGATAAACGTGCATGACATGGTTCCAACGGTTCCAGGGATAATAACGAACGAGAAGTTTCAGTTTCAGAAGTACATAGAAGACGCGTTGAGTTTTCCGTGGAGCTACGCGCATGTTGGTGTGGAACTTGCGTTGGATCATAGAGAGAGTCCGTTTTTGAAGGCGACGGGTGATTTAGGGTGCGCACATAACTTGGAGGCGCACCTGCACCTTGTTGATGGTTACCATGGGAAGAAGAGGAGGTTTAGGTTGGCTTCCAAGAGGGACATAGCGTTggtgaataagagttgtgatttCTTGAGGAGTGAGTATGGTGTGCCGCCGCACTGGCGACAGGACGAGAACAAGGGAATGGTCAGGAGCCGAGACGGGCGGTGGATCCTGCCCGAGCGGCCTAGGATGATGGCTCATCCACCGGACACGGCGCTTCATCTTGAGCAGGTCCTCAAGAGCCACCTTAATAATAGAG GTTCTGAAACATTTCTGAAACTTTTCATATGGCTAATGCACATATTCAGGCATATGAGATTGATTCAGCTAGTGGAAGATATTGTATTGTTGAGAGAGTAG